The DNA region ACAACATTGAAAATAGTAAGAAGAATAACGAAATAATTCAAAGTCTTATTATCAATATCGCGTAAAGAGCGTTCAACTAATGAAATAATCAAAAGGAACATAATAAAAGCTATCACGAACCAGTTGTGTGTAAATATACAACTAAAAAATAACTCGCTCCAACTAAAAGGATACCCTAACACTAAAATACAAAAAATATTGGTAATCAAGCTATAGATGGAACAATCTATTATTAACCTTATAATTTGAGGTACAATACATTTAATGCCACGCCATCTACTAATTAGAATAAACAGATTTATCCACAGCTAATCCGTTAATTATCAACCAAATTATTCCATCGATTTCACTATCATAAGATTTAGTATATCCACATGACTAGGCACATTTTATTACAAGATGATGAACTATTATTATAAATATTGCCACTAAACGCAACAACTCAAAATTAGAATCTCTAACTTTTAGTTTGCTTTCCATATCATTTCATCTTAATAATTTTCTAATATATTGTTCCAATCGGCAAGCCATTATAGGATTTAAACGATAAGCCACATATCTCAATTTTCTTTTTATACTATTATATTCAGATAGAGATGCCCAACAACCACTGTAATAATCATTGGTTCCCTCTATGCTTTCATCGATATGTCCAAATGAAAGATTATTCAGAAAAGAATCAATACATTTAGCCAATCCTTCTTTAGGCAAGGTAAATGTAAAGTTCCCAATAGCATCAAGTATTTTCGAATTATCAAACCGACGATCGTATAACCGATCGTAAGTCACTTGATAACACCTTATAGGATAATTTAATTGATGACATTGGTTTATGACTACCACATCCGGTCGTTTCCCAAGATACTTGCCTAACGCATCCATATATACCTCTAAAACGTCATTCCAACTTATAGATTGCCCCACTGTTATATGGAAAGCCTCACCAAAAGCTTTAGCATTTCCTATTAAACGTACTATACAGGTTGCTACATCATAGCCGTAAGTTAATGTCGTGATATGCTGCATTATATCATCTGAAACGACAATCGGTCTGCCTTTCAATGCCCGATATATAAAAGTATCCTTGTCAAATACCCCTAACTGTAATCTGTTTTCACTATATGTAATATAGGGGCGAATAATGGTGAAATTCTTTTTCCCTGATCTCTTTAAAATGACTTCTTGTCTGGCTTTGCACAAAGCGTATTCATCGGTTTTCAGATATTTCTTATCTTCTACAGTATCTAAGATTAATGGTGAATCTTCAGTAATAATGGAATCATCGGCATATACTCTGGAGCT from Bacteroides sp. MSB163 includes:
- a CDS encoding NAD-dependent epimerase/dehydratase family protein, with protein sequence MNILVLGGTGAMGIHVVKILSQQGHHVFCTSRIKRKQERNITYIVGDAHDMIFMQSLLNERYYKAIIDFMTYTTSDFRIRHEVLLGATDQYFFLSSSRVYADDSIITEDSPLILDTVEDKKYLKTDEYALCKARQEVILKRSGKKNFTIIRPYITYSENRLQLGVFDKDTFIYRALKGRPIVVSDDIMQHITTLTYGYDVATCIVRLIGNAKAFGEAFHITVGQSISWNDVLEVYMDALGKYLGKRPDVVVINQCHQLNYPIRCYQVTYDRLYDRRFDNSKILDAIGNFTFTLPKEGLAKCIDSFLNNLSFGHIDESIEGTNDYYSGCWASLSEYNSIKRKLRYVAYRLNPIMACRLEQYIRKLLR